The following is a genomic window from Lysinibacillus sp. G4S2.
ATTTTGCAACAACTTCATACAGAATTAATAGAGAAAAACTATTTCGAACAGTTTAATACAAATTTCGTACTACTCGATGCAGAAATTTTACCTTGGAACTTAAAAGCGCAAAAACTAATCGATCAACAGTATGCACATGTAGCTGAGCAAGCTCTAATGGACCGCACAAAGCTTATGGAGAAACTACGTGACACAGTTTCAGAATGGCTTCAGGAGTATAAGGGGTTACTTGAGAATGCACAACGATTTTCAACTGTTTACCAAAATTATTGTTGGGATGTCCAGGATGCTTCAGCTATTCAAATTGCACCCTTTCATGTATTAGCACATAGTTCGGAAACGTTTTTCCATAAACCACATATATGGCATATGGAAATGAATCGACTTTATGCAAAAAATTCAAAGCTATTCATTGAAACAGAGTTTAAAGTCATTACGGATGAAGCTTCTGAACAGGAGATCATTACTTGGTGGGAGGAAATGACTGCTGCTGGTCATGAAGGAATTGTTATTAAACCTGAAATATTTGTCACAAAATATAATGGCAAGCTTATTCAACCCGCAATTAAAGTACGTGGTCGTGAATATTTACGAATTATTTATGGTATGGACTATTTAGAGCCTTCAAATTTAGCGAAACTGAAGGAACGTAATCCAAGTAAAAAAATGAAGCATGCATTGCGAGAATTCGCACTCGGACTAGAAGGAATAGAACGTTTTGTAAAAGGGGAATCGACTGCCCGTATTCATGAATGTGTACTCGGCACATTAGCACTCGAAAGTGATCCTGTCGACCCTAGACTTTAGTAAGGCGGAGAACACAATGTGTTACTACCTCAAACATTTTGGTGAAGAACTCTCTTTCTGAATGGTCCTAACGTGAAAAGTGCCACACTGCCTATTGGACAGTGTGGCACTTTTCAACATGACTTTCTAAAAGCGTTATTCTTCTAAGATGTCATTAAATTTCGCTTGAAGCTCAGTCGTTAAAATTCCCTCATTGTAAAAATGGCGAATAAATACATTTTGCATCATATCATCCTCTTGAGCGGGATTCATTTGCATTAATATTTGATTAATCTTCTCCGCGAGCAGTACTGGATTGGCGTACATCGTATTCCATGCACGAACCTTTAACTCTAAATCTTTACCGAGAGCCGCTTCCTCCAAATCCTGTGCTGGTACTGGCTCGCTAAAATGTGCATACGGGTCTTCATATGTATCTGTATGTAAAAAATGAATACAATCCTCTAATTTGTCTGCTACACGTATTGTATCTACAAAAATACCTTGATCATTTTCATATAGATGGCTATTTTCTAAAATTAAAAACGGTGCGTGTTGCTGAATCCCGATTACTCGTTTTTTTAATTGAGGTGTAATAAAGATTAAACCATGCTCTAGCTGCAATGTTTGAACGTATGTAGAAAAATTACCATTTTCAGCAAAATCACTATATGTTTTTGGGCGATAATAAAATTCAGCGTCTAACTCCTCTGCTTCAATCGTCCATTCTACCTCTGGGCAATCAAAAATAACACGAAGTGCAATGCCATTCGCGGTTTTTCTAAGCTCATCATAAATATAAAACTGCGCTGGTTCTACTTGACCTAACTCACTTATAATATTGTTAAACTTTAGATAAATGATTGATTTTGCAGTAAAGCCCCCTGCCATATCAAATGTTAATTCAACTTGAGTAGCATTACGTTGAATACTAACTATTGTTGCATCATGAAGACTTTGCTCAAAGACCTCTCTCGCCTTCGGTTCCATATAAGCTAACGTTTTCTGCTTTTCCTCATATGTGGCATCGAGAATATTTTCAAATAGCTGCTCCTGTTCATTTCTCCATCCTAAAAAATCTTCTCGTATATGTTTAGGAACATCTGGTGTATTCAACGTACCATCTAAAACATATGGTTGAAATCGCAGTGGTAAATAGTTCATTAAACTATCGCGTATTTCGTCTAACTCCTGCTTTTTTTCCTTATATGGATCAATATCATTTTCCTTTGCATAGGAAAGGTAATCTGTCCACTCCTCATCAGATTCATAAATAAATAGTTTCATCGCATTTTCATACGCTTTTTTCTCTTGCATTGTTAAGTGCCACATAATTTCAGCTCCTATATTTTTTTCGGTTTTCTGTTCGCTCTCGTGACAATCTCAATTGTATGTAGTCAGCATATTTATTAAAGAACTTATTGGTAGCTCTTTCGGTTATAGCATTATTAAAAGAAGCGGTTGTATAGATAGACACGAACCGCTTCTTAACATTTTCTTTATTTTTAAAACGCTGATTACAACATCTTACTATCGTATGGTTTATTTTCACGAATAAACTCTTCCACAACGGTTAACACGCTCTCTAAATCTCTTATTGTCCAATTATCCTGCAACTGTGCTCTATCCCCTGGTACATGATGATGATGGTGTGGGTCACTTTTGAGCCCTTCTGGTAGCATGTGGTGCGGAACAAAATGATACTCATTTTCCCAAGCACTGATATGGCCAGGTTTCTTTCTATTCTTTTCCCATGAATAGCGGTATTGTATTTTATTGTCATTTTTATCAAACCATTCACGAACCCTAAGTTGGGTTTCGCCATAAAAACCGCTATCAAAGTAGAATGTAATTTTAATTACTGTATTGTCTGGATTAATAGGATCGTCTTCAATTAATAAATCTGTAGGTTGACGTAGGATTGAATTAAAGCGAGTCAATAATGCTGCATAATCAGTTAATTTAGGCATTAGTACCTTTATTAGCCTGTAATTGCTTTAACAAAGCATTTTTCTGCACTATATAACCCTTCCAATCAAAAACGTCTACAGCTTCATCTAATCCGTCAATTAGGCTATCACTTTTATTTCCATACAGATGTTCAAACTCTCCGCCATATTCAATTTCATATTCAGTTATTCTACCTTGGATAACCTCCAACTTTTCTTCCAGTGTTTGGGTTCTACGTTTTTTCTCTTGGTGTATCCATTGCATTTCAAACGATGTAGCTGGGTCTGACCATAATTTAAGTGCAACTCTAGGAATTTTTTTAACGTTGTTAATTAATTTATGCTCTAGACCATTATTTAGATACTTATAAATAGTTGGCTTTGAAACCCCTAAATATTCTGCTGCTTGCTCAGTAGAGACTAACTCGGCTATATCATAATCATAATCTATATATCCACAATCTGTCGTTTCTAAAAACAGTTTTTCAAATGCCAATTTAACAGCACCTAATTCATTTTTTTTCTGATTTTTTTCATCCAATAGTTCTAATGCTTGATCAAAAAACAGTTTAATTGTGTCCGACATGAGTTTTTCAGCTGGCTTTAATTTTGTTTCTCTTAATTGAATATAACGAACTGATTCTGAAAATGTATCAGGGATAAAATCCCCAAGAGAGTATAAAAGGAATTGTGTTTCTTTTTCTAATAGATCTGCGTCTTTGGTTTGAAATGCTAAGTCAATTGATTCTTGTGTTTTTTGGATTACTGCTAAACTCATTTTCATCACCTCTCACCTCCATACTATATCTTTTTTTACAAAAACACAATTTTATATGTTTACAATATCCCCTTTTTGTAAAAATATATGCGAATTATCTGAAAATAATTTGTGCTATTAAACATTCTTTTCCGCTTTATTCACCACTTC
Proteins encoded in this region:
- a CDS encoding DUF4085 family protein, whose amino-acid sequence is MWHLTMQEKKAYENAMKLFIYESDEEWTDYLSYAKENDIDPYKEKKQELDEIRDSLMNYLPLRFQPYVLDGTLNTPDVPKHIREDFLGWRNEQEQLFENILDATYEEKQKTLAYMEPKAREVFEQSLHDATIVSIQRNATQVELTFDMAGGFTAKSIIYLKFNNIISELGQVEPAQFYIYDELRKTANGIALRVIFDCPEVEWTIEAEELDAEFYYRPKTYSDFAENGNFSTYVQTLQLEHGLIFITPQLKKRVIGIQQHAPFLILENSHLYENDQGIFVDTIRVADKLEDCIHFLHTDTYEDPYAHFSEPVPAQDLEEAALGKDLELKVRAWNTMYANPVLLAEKINQILMQMNPAQEDDMMQNVFIRHFYNEGILTTELQAKFNDILEE
- a CDS encoding DUF6516 family protein, whose translation is MPKLTDYAALLTRFNSILRQPTDLLIEDDPINPDNTVIKITFYFDSGFYGETQLRVREWFDKNDNKIQYRYSWEKNRKKPGHISAWENEYHFVPHHMLPEGLKSDPHHHHHVPGDRAQLQDNWTIRDLESVLTVVEEFIRENKPYDSKML
- a CDS encoding helix-turn-helix domain-containing protein, which encodes MSLAVIQKTQESIDLAFQTKDADLLEKETQFLLYSLGDFIPDTFSESVRYIQLRETKLKPAEKLMSDTIKLFFDQALELLDEKNQKKNELGAVKLAFEKLFLETTDCGYIDYDYDIAELVSTEQAAEYLGVSKPTIYKYLNNGLEHKLINNVKKIPRVALKLWSDPATSFEMQWIHQEKKRRTQTLEEKLEVIQGRITEYEIEYGGEFEHLYGNKSDSLIDGLDEAVDVFDWKGYIVQKNALLKQLQANKGTNA